A genomic region of Metopolophium dirhodum isolate CAU chromosome 1, ASM1992520v1, whole genome shotgun sequence contains the following coding sequences:
- the LOC132935458 gene encoding dihydropyrimidinase isoform X2, giving the protein MGAVSVDDFYQGTKAAIAGGTTMIIDFVLPSKGESLLDAYHKWRTRATNKVCCDYALHIGVTSWSDEVKREMEELCKLHGVNSFKMFMAYKGVFMVTDSELYNSFEACKELGAIPMVHAENGDIVFENTKRLLKSGINGPDGHALSRPEEVEAEAVNRACTLANQVGSPLYVVHVMSKAAAEVLAKHRAKQIKQNGNTKIYGETLAAAVGTHWDENKLTCWHDAAAHVLSPPLRADPDTPNFLLNMLASDKLQTTGSDNATFNKDQKSMGKGDFTKIPNGVNGVEDRMSVIWEKGVVSELFDPCRFVAITSANAAKIFNIFPRKGCIDVGSDADIVVWNPKGKRIISAKTHHQAVDYNIFEGMECHGIPEYVLVGGRVCVDEGQLKVVQGHGKYVPTPTHSEFVYNNEKVSEIEVIDESKEIKALKLQISPPSSVTSDVSTCTKSPMIHTGKGMRMEGQRDLQSSTFSISSEFNDPVKKSSIRVRNPPGGQSLGFW; this is encoded by the exons ATGGGAGCAGTATCTGTGGATGATTTTTATCAAGGAACTAAAGCTGCAATAGCTGGTGGAACAACAATGATAA TTGATTTTGTGTTACCAAGTAAGGGCGAGTCTTTATTAGATGCTTATCATAAGTGGAGAACACGTGCAACAAATAAAGTCTGTTGTGACTATGCTTTACATATAGGTGTTACTTCATGGTCAGATGAG gtGAAAAGAGAAATGGAAGAACTTTGTAAATTGCATGGAGTAAACTCTTTTAAGATGTTTATGGCATATAAAGGAGTTTTTATGGTGACTGATTCTGAATTATACAACAGTTTTGAAGCATGTAAAGAGCTTGGTGCAATTCCAATGGTACATGCTGAAAATGGAGACATAGTGTTTGAA aataCAAAACGGTTGTTAAAGTCTGGTATTAATGGACCTGATGGACATGCATTATCTCGACCTGAAGAAGTTGAAGCAGAAGCCGTTAATAGAGCTTGTACACTAGCAAATcag gtaggatCACCGCTGTATGTTGTACATGTTATGAGTAAGGCAGCTGCTGAAGTTTTAGCAAAACATCGTgcaaaacaaatcaaacaaaATGGGAATACTAAAATTTATGGTGAGACATTAGCTGCCGCCGTTGGAACACATTgggatgaaaataaattaacatgttGGCATGATGCTGCAGCTCATGTCTTAAGTCCGCCATTAAGAGCTGACCCTGACACtccaaattttttattaaacatgttAGCCAG tGATAAATTACAAACAACAGGAAGTGATAATGCAACATTTAACAAAGATCAAAAATCCATGGGTAAAGGGGATTTTACTAAAATACCTAATGGTGTTAATGGAGTAGAGGATCGTATGTCTGTTATTTGGGAAAAGGGTGTAGTTTCAGAACTTTTCGACCCATGTCGTTTTGTTGCAATTACCAGTGCAAATGCGgcaaaaatttttaatatttttccaagaaaa ggTTGCATTGATGTTGGGTCAGATGCTGATATAGTTGTATGGAACCCAAAAGGAAAACGCATTATTTCTGCAAAAACTCACCACCAAGcggttgattataatatttttgaa ggaATGGAATGTCATGGTATTCCTGAGTATGTATTAGTTGGTGGTCGTGTTTGTGTTGATGAAGGACAATTAAAAGTTGTTCAAGGTCATGGAAAATATGTTCCCACGCCTACACATTCAGAATTTGTGTACAACAATGAAAaa GTATCTGAAATAGAAGTTATTGATGAAAGCAAAGAAATAAAGGCATTGAAATTGCAAATTTCTCCACCATCGAGTGTCACTAGTGATGTGTCTACCTGTACAAAATCTCCTATGATTCATACAGGGAAAGGAATGCGTATGGAAGGACAGCGAGATCTCCAAAGCTCAACGTTTTCAATCAGtt CCGAGTTTAATGATCCTGTTAAGAAGTCGAGTATCCGTGTAAGAAATCCCCCTGGTGGCCAGTCTTTAGGTTTTTGGTAA